In a single window of the Methanolobus psychrophilus R15 genome:
- the cbiO gene encoding cobalt transport ATP-binding protein has protein sequence MVVLETKDLSYSYPDGTLALEDINIKIEKGKKIAFVGRNGSGKSTLFLALNGTHRPQKGQVLYHGEPLKYDSKSLREVRKNVGIVFQNSDDQIFAPTIYQDVAFGPTNLGYPKEKVEKIVTDTLEYVGLTHLRNKPPHHLSGGQKKRVAIAGIVAMDPEVIVLDEPLSNLDPVGADEVMDLLNELNYFGKTIVISTHNVDLAYSWADYVFLMNNRKVISEGAPEEIFRQTENLKTAYLKRPVTLEIYEEIKKRGLAKIKSCPRDIPDLVQTLRPQHLMWVDVPPEVKEGDTINLGILYGEYAMDSMYEAINCRVLHIHEDGLAIVEMDRKALRAGSIGIYDTSRYSHDELIRIISRDGIECVGAMGKKSKLIAEENDLYIHVTSGVIDRSILNALSGQRCLILTHGGMVDHAMDRIKSYMEKSGINIPVSVANQVTEKQTNHL, from the coding sequence ATGGTCGTTCTGGAAACAAAGGATCTCAGTTACTCTTACCCTGATGGCACCCTCGCTCTTGAGGATATCAATATAAAGATCGAAAAGGGAAAGAAAATAGCATTTGTCGGTCGCAACGGCTCTGGCAAATCCACGCTTTTCCTTGCCCTTAACGGAACCCACCGCCCTCAGAAAGGCCAGGTGCTCTATCACGGGGAGCCCCTGAAATATGATTCAAAGTCCCTGCGCGAAGTACGGAAAAATGTAGGTATTGTTTTCCAGAATTCCGATGATCAGATATTTGCGCCTACGATCTACCAGGATGTCGCTTTCGGACCTACTAACCTGGGTTATCCCAAAGAGAAGGTCGAAAAGATAGTCACTGATACTCTGGAGTATGTGGGGCTGACCCATCTCAGGAACAAACCTCCGCACCACCTCAGCGGAGGGCAGAAAAAGAGGGTTGCAATTGCCGGCATAGTCGCCATGGACCCGGAAGTTATCGTCCTTGATGAGCCACTTTCCAACCTTGATCCTGTGGGCGCGGATGAGGTAATGGACCTGCTAAACGAGCTAAATTATTTCGGAAAGACAATCGTGATTTCCACCCATAATGTTGATCTTGCATACAGCTGGGCAGATTATGTCTTCCTTATGAACAACCGCAAAGTAATCAGTGAAGGTGCTCCTGAGGAAATATTCAGGCAGACTGAGAATCTCAAGACAGCTTATCTCAAGAGGCCTGTTACGCTGGAGATATACGAGGAGATCAAAAAGAGAGGTCTTGCGAAAATAAAAAGCTGCCCTCGTGATATTCCAGACCTGGTGCAGACCCTGCGTCCTCAGCATCTGATGTGGGTCGATGTCCCTCCCGAGGTTAAGGAAGGGGATACTATAAACCTGGGGATACTTTACGGGGAATATGCTATGGATTCGATGTATGAGGCCATTAACTGTCGTGTGCTGCACATCCACGAAGACGGTCTTGCGATAGTCGAGATGGACAGAAAAGCTCTCAGGGCCGGCTCTATTGGTATCTATGACACTTCCAGATATTCTCATGATGAGCTGATACGTATTATTTCAAGGGATGGCATTGAATGCGTGGGTGCTATGGGTAAGAAAAGCAAACTTATAGCTGAAGAAAATGACCTCTACATTCATGTTACTTCCGGGGTGATCGACCGTTCGATACTTAATGCACTGTCAGGCCAAAGATGTCTTATTCTGACGCACGGTGGCATGGTGGACCATGCAATGGACAGGATAAAAAGCTATATGGAAAAAAGTGGAATAAATATTCCTGTAAGTGTTGCCAATCAGGTAACGGAAAAGCAGACAAATCATTTATAA
- a CDS encoding Endonuclease IV: MSGKKSDRLLFGTAGTPRGSLRGTSISGIERIRDVKLGCMELEFVRGVKMGEKSASNVLEKAEKLDVSLSVHAPYYINLNSAEPEKIDASIGRIYAAARTGSLCGARNIVFHPAYYHEDTTEKVHERVSTLLKTLAARLEDDSIPVVLRPETTGKPSQFGSLDETLRLSSEIEGVLPCIDFAHLHARSNGAENSEEEFCRVLAKIEETLGKEALCDMHMHVSGIEYGEKGEKNHLDLEDSDLQYAELMKALKDFRVKGLLICESPDNEGDALLLKRTYEGI; this comes from the coding sequence ATGAGCGGAAAAAAGTCCGACAGATTACTTTTCGGAACAGCAGGCACCCCCAGAGGCTCCCTTAGGGGCACAAGTATCAGCGGAATAGAAAGGATCAGAGATGTGAAACTCGGCTGCATGGAGCTCGAATTTGTCCGGGGAGTAAAGATGGGCGAGAAAAGTGCAAGTAACGTTCTTGAAAAAGCAGAGAAACTGGATGTGTCCTTGAGCGTACATGCGCCATATTACATCAACCTTAACTCCGCTGAACCCGAAAAAATAGATGCCAGTATCGGAAGGATATATGCGGCCGCAAGGACAGGGAGCCTGTGCGGGGCAAGGAACATCGTATTCCATCCTGCATATTATCATGAGGACACCACGGAGAAAGTGCATGAGAGAGTTTCAACTCTTCTCAAAACACTGGCAGCAAGACTTGAGGACGACAGCATACCTGTTGTCCTGAGACCAGAAACAACTGGCAAACCCTCTCAGTTCGGGTCCCTGGATGAAACACTGAGACTGAGCAGCGAGATAGAAGGAGTGCTTCCTTGTATTGATTTTGCACACCTGCATGCCAGGAGCAACGGAGCTGAGAACTCCGAAGAGGAATTCTGCCGTGTACTTGCAAAGATTGAAGAAACACTCGGAAAAGAAGCCCTGTGCGATATGCACATGCATGTTTCGGGGATAGAGTACGGAGAAAAGGGGGAGAAGAACCACCTCGATCTGGAGGATTCAGACCTTCAATATGCAGAACTTATGAAGGCATTGAAAGACTTCAGGGTGAAAGGTCTTCTGATATGTGAAAGCCCGGACAATGAAGGCGACGCACTGCTGTTGAAAAGAACCTATGAGGGCATTTGA
- a CDS encoding cobalt ABC transporter CbiQ, inner membrane subunit yields MTHILDDYAVSSPLRYRNNWLKLAVVTFGILAGVSSNSPFVPLVIAVCMSFATVYFGKVPAGPYLRILAAPAGFVLVSAVIIAFFFGEGAKLFSFEVLGFTLGVGSTGLNMALLVLARTLGGMSCLLFLSLTTPMIELFSVLKATRIPDSFIEISMMMYRYIFVFLEVAMGVKYAQTVRLGYKDFRTSFRSVAMLGTNLFIRSWEQGEKLYVSMNSRCYDGKLTMLDEKRPVRLPDIVLTCGYFTLVLAVFYFTRGISFI; encoded by the coding sequence ATGACACATATCCTGGATGACTATGCCGTATCGAGCCCTCTCAGGTACAGGAACAACTGGCTCAAATTAGCTGTTGTTACTTTTGGTATCCTTGCAGGTGTTTCTTCCAACTCTCCCTTTGTTCCTCTTGTAATAGCTGTGTGCATGAGTTTCGCAACAGTTTACTTTGGCAAGGTCCCTGCAGGTCCCTATTTACGAATACTGGCAGCACCTGCAGGTTTTGTCTTGGTGAGTGCTGTAATAATAGCATTTTTCTTTGGAGAGGGGGCGAAGTTATTTTCCTTTGAGGTTCTGGGCTTTACTCTGGGTGTAGGTTCTACCGGTCTCAATATGGCCCTGCTGGTACTTGCACGGACTCTGGGAGGTATGTCCTGCCTTCTCTTCCTGTCCCTTACCACGCCTATGATAGAACTGTTCTCGGTCCTAAAGGCAACAAGAATTCCTGACTCGTTCATTGAGATATCGATGATGATGTATCGCTATATCTTTGTCTTCCTGGAGGTGGCTATGGGTGTGAAGTATGCTCAGACTGTCCGGCTGGGATATAAGGATTTCAGGACATCCTTCCGGTCTGTGGCCATGCTTGGGACTAATCTTTTCATCAGGTCATGGGAGCAGGGGGAAAAACTATATGTGTCAATGAACTCAAGGTGCTATGACGGGAAGCTGACCATGCTTGATGAGAAAAGACCAGTCCGGCTACCCGATATCGTGCTGACATGCGGTTATTTTACGCTTGTGCTGGCTGTTTTCTATTTTACAAGAGGTATATCCTTTATCTGA
- a CDS encoding cobalamin biosynthesis protein CbiM codes for MHIFEGFLPSPWWQIWFVVSIPVIMYGIYQMNKLVSQRREIVPLLAVAGAFIFVMSSLKLPSVTGSSSHPTGTGMAAILFGPAVTSVLSVIVLLYQSLFLAHGGLTTLGANVFSMGIAGPFVAYAFYKMASKAGMNFYLNVFLATAIANWVTYVITSLQLALAFPFEGSVFASFKMFALVFATTQVPLAIMEGALTALIMKYVVQVKSDVLVGLNVLTSSAATKLREAME; via the coding sequence TTGCATATATTCGAAGGTTTTCTACCCTCTCCCTGGTGGCAGATATGGTTTGTCGTTTCCATTCCTGTTATAATGTATGGTATCTATCAGATGAACAAACTGGTGAGTCAAAGACGTGAAATAGTGCCTTTGCTTGCTGTTGCGGGTGCGTTTATATTCGTGATGTCGTCCCTGAAACTTCCTTCTGTGACTGGCAGTTCCTCACATCCTACAGGTACCGGGATGGCAGCTATCCTCTTCGGACCGGCTGTTACTTCTGTTCTAAGTGTGATCGTGCTCTTGTATCAGTCCCTGTTCCTGGCACATGGCGGTCTGACTACTCTGGGCGCCAACGTGTTCTCAATGGGCATCGCAGGTCCTTTTGTTGCTTACGCATTCTATAAGATGGCATCAAAGGCAGGTATGAATTTCTACCTGAACGTATTCCTTGCCACTGCAATTGCCAACTGGGTAACGTATGTCATAACTTCCTTACAGCTTGCTCTAGCCTTTCCCTTCGAAGGGAGCGTATTTGCATCATTCAAAATGTTTGCCCTTGTATTTGCAACAACCCAGGTCCCTCTTGCTATCATGGAAGGAGCTCTGACAGCACTGATAATGAAGTATGTGGTACAGGTCAAGAGCGATGTGCTGGTGGGCCTTAATGTGCTCACCTCCTCAGCAGCCACAAAACTAAGGGAGGCCATGGAATGA
- the cbiE gene encoding cobalt-precorrin-6Y C(5)-methyltransferase, whose translation MIIVGVGVGPKMLTQEAIDVISAAHVVYGSERAIGLARDHIKCEAHPIKSFKNLHLLPADAVVLSTGDPMFSGLGKFAGEHDRVVTGVSSIQASCARFHVEMSNLAMITAHGRDPAPAKEALIRELSMGKNIFLLPADNFGPAEVAGILKGMDIDAKICIYEDIGYPDERSAVGTVSEPPLNKSDVYCLMVVR comes from the coding sequence ATGATCATCGTAGGTGTGGGTGTCGGTCCGAAGATGCTGACCCAGGAGGCCATAGATGTCATCAGTGCCGCCCATGTGGTCTATGGTTCTGAAAGGGCCATAGGGCTTGCCAGGGATCACATTAAGTGTGAAGCTCACCCTATCAAGAGTTTCAAGAACCTGCATCTTTTGCCCGCGGATGCAGTTGTACTCTCTACCGGAGATCCCATGTTCTCCGGACTGGGAAAATTCGCAGGAGAACATGACAGGGTGGTCACCGGCGTTTCATCAATACAGGCATCATGTGCACGCTTCCATGTGGAGATGTCAAATCTCGCCATGATAACAGCACACGGCAGGGATCCGGCTCCGGCAAAAGAAGCCCTCATCCGTGAACTGTCTATGGGAAAGAATATTTTCCTGTTACCTGCTGACAACTTCGGACCTGCTGAGGTCGCAGGGATTCTGAAAGGAATGGATATCGATGCGAAAATATGCATCTATGAGGATATTGGCTACCCTGATGAACGGTCCGCAGTCGGCACTGTGAGCGAGCCGCCTCTGAATAAGTCGGATGTGTACTGTTTGATGGTTGTCAGATAA
- a CDS encoding cobalt transport binding protein: MKLEYLVAIVVILFAAQFFYGVANNPDSEFGGADGEAADMIAEMNPDYEPWFGGIGFEPPGGETESLLFALQAAFGAVVIGYTIGYYKGKGEKN, from the coding sequence ATGAAGCTTGAATACCTTGTTGCCATAGTCGTGATACTCTTTGCAGCACAGTTCTTCTATGGTGTAGCCAATAATCCTGATTCGGAATTCGGCGGTGCGGATGGTGAGGCTGCAGACATGATAGCTGAGATGAATCCTGATTATGAACCGTGGTTCGGAGGCATTGGCTTTGAACCACCAGGAGGCGAGACAGAAAGCCTGCTCTTTGCTCTTCAGGCCGCGTTCGGTGCTGTTGTAATCGGATACACGATTGGCTACTATAAGGGAAAAGGCGAGAAGAATTGA
- the cbiD gene encoding cobalt-precorrin-6A synthase — protein sequence MIDPVNKSKIPEEWLERSQMPRKELEEGIRSGMLVVLSNGSVLRRGYTTGTTAAIAAKAAVLSLGTDVTHVSVPTPVGLRAELNVKASKGHAVAVKINNDHESDITRGLEFAADAKEADGIVVNAGQGVGIVTRSGLESKKGQPAINPRPMEQIVASITEAVEELNLRGAEVTIYLPQGKEIAKQTLNNRIGIVDGISILGTTGFVEPWNDHLGEMKGDLIRESDKVVLTTGRIGIRYSTMLFPEYTVVLAGSRIDEALEAATGDVVICGLPGLVLKWGNPDMLKDSGFATVVEMLELDPGNERLRKAFEMAIEKGKGARIVVVDRDGTVLMDSGDGI from the coding sequence ATGATCGACCCGGTAAACAAATCCAAGATCCCAGAAGAATGGCTTGAACGCTCACAAATGCCCCGCAAGGAACTGGAAGAAGGCATAAGGAGCGGAATGCTGGTTGTACTTAGCAATGGCTCGGTGTTAAGGAGAGGTTATACTACCGGGACAACGGCTGCAATTGCTGCAAAGGCTGCGGTGCTCTCTCTTGGCACGGATGTAACCCATGTATCCGTGCCCACTCCGGTAGGTTTGCGGGCCGAACTCAATGTCAAAGCAAGCAAGGGGCATGCTGTTGCAGTCAAGATCAATAACGATCATGAATCTGATATCACCCGCGGGCTTGAATTCGCTGCTGACGCCAAGGAAGCCGATGGTATTGTGGTGAATGCCGGCCAGGGTGTCGGTATCGTCACACGCAGCGGGCTTGAATCCAAGAAAGGGCAGCCTGCCATCAATCCGCGGCCCATGGAGCAAATAGTTGCCTCCATAACAGAGGCTGTGGAAGAGCTGAACCTCAGGGGTGCTGAAGTTACCATCTATCTCCCGCAGGGAAAGGAAATCGCGAAGCAGACTCTCAACAATCGCATAGGTATCGTTGATGGCATATCAATCCTCGGGACCACCGGTTTTGTAGAGCCCTGGAACGACCATCTTGGGGAGATGAAAGGGGACCTGATAAGAGAGTCCGATAAAGTGGTACTTACCACCGGCAGGATAGGCATCAGGTATTCCACCATGCTCTTCCCGGAATATACTGTCGTGCTTGCCGGAAGCCGCATCGATGAAGCTCTTGAGGCTGCAACCGGGGACGTTGTCATATGCGGCCTGCCAGGTCTTGTCCTGAAGTGGGGAAACCCTGACATGCTCAAAGACAGCGGGTTTGCCACTGTTGTTGAGATGCTTGAACTTGACCCCGGCAACGAGCGGCTCAGGAAAGCCTTTGAGATGGCAATAGAAAAAGGCAAAGGAGCACGCATCGTCGTTGTTGACCGCGACGGAACAGTCCTCATGGACAGCGGGGATGGAATATGA
- a CDS encoding high-affinity nickel-transporter gives MELLPPGMSVLSSDLNFLIILSAFLLGALHALEPGHGKSIMAVFVMGTDADLKDALLLGLTIVISHVIVVMALGVASIYLVEALNVDLTHDIMSLVGGLILIGVGVWILRKFYHPHEHTIDTRKGVIAIGLSTGLIPCPAALAILLFSISNDQVYNGLFYVLVFSAGLAISITLLSIVFVKGKGFIEGYVSSKSISKLPLVSGSFIIIIGVLTLLHPILEHLAPGIHI, from the coding sequence ATGGAATTATTGCCGCCGGGAATGAGTGTATTGTCTTCGGATCTTAACTTCTTGATAATTCTCTCTGCATTCCTCCTTGGTGCATTACATGCACTCGAACCAGGTCATGGAAAATCTATCATGGCAGTTTTTGTCATGGGTACGGATGCAGATCTAAAAGATGCTCTTCTCCTTGGACTTACAATAGTTATTTCTCATGTCATTGTAGTAATGGCATTGGGTGTTGCTTCCATTTATCTGGTCGAGGCCTTGAATGTCGATCTGACCCACGATATCATGAGCCTGGTCGGTGGGCTCATACTGATAGGTGTGGGAGTATGGATATTAAGGAAATTCTATCACCCCCATGAGCACACTATCGATACAAGGAAAGGGGTAATTGCAATAGGGCTTTCCACAGGGCTGATACCATGCCCGGCAGCGCTTGCGATATTGCTCTTCAGCATATCCAATGATCAGGTATATAACGGTCTTTTCTATGTGCTCGTATTCAGCGCCGGTCTGGCAATATCTATAACTCTCCTCTCGATAGTATTTGTTAAAGGAAAGGGTTTTATAGAGGGCTATGTAAGCAGCAAGAGCATCAGCAAGCTTCCCCTGGTCAGCGGTTCATTCATAATTATCATAGGGGTGCTGACACTGCTGCATCCGATACTGGAACACCTGGCACCGGGTATACATATCTGA